Proteins encoded in a region of the Larimichthys crocea isolate SSNF chromosome XVI, L_crocea_2.0, whole genome shotgun sequence genome:
- the mlst8 gene encoding target of rapamycin complex subunit lst8 — protein sequence MNVNQGTVGSDPVILATAGYDHTVRFWQAHSGICTRTVQHQDSQVNSLEVTPDRSMIAAAGYQHIRMYDLNSNNPNPVINYDGVSKNITSVGFHEDGRWMYTGGEDCMARIWDLRSRNLQCQRIFQVNAPINCVCLHPNQAELIVGDQSGVIHIWDLKTDHNEQLIPEPEVSVNSVHIDPDASYMAAVNSSGNCYVWNLAGGIGDEVTQLIPKTKIPAHKRYSLRCKFSPDSTLLATCSADQTCKIWRTSNFSLMTELSIKSNNPGETSRGWMWDCAFSGDSQYIVTASSDNLARLWCVETGEIKREYSGHQKAVVCLAFNDSVLG from the exons ATGAATGTGAACCAGGGGACGGTGGGCAGCGACCCGGTCATCCTGGCCACGGCGGGATACGACCACACTGTCCGCTTCTGGCAGGCCCACAGCGGGATCTGCACCAGGACGGTGCAGCACCAGGACTCT CAAGTAAATTCACTTGAGGTCACACCTGACAGGAGTATGATCGCAGCAGCAG GTTATCAGCACATCCGCATGTACGACCTGAACTCCAACAACCCCAATCCGGTGATCAACTACGACGGCGTAAGCAAGAACATCACGTCTGTGGGCTTCCATGAGGATGGACGCTGGATGTACACGGGAGGAGAGGACTGCATGGCTCGTATATGGGACCTGAG GTCAAGAAATCTGCAGTGTCAGAGGATATTCCAGGTCAACGCTCCGATTAACTGTGTATGCCTGCATCCCAACCAG GCGGAGCTGATCGTTGGAGACCAGAGTGGAGTGATTCATATCTGGGATCTGAAGACCGACCACAATGAACAGCTCATTCCTGAGCCAGAGGTCTCGGTCAACTCAGTTCACATCGACCCAGATGCCAGTTACATGGCAGCGGTCAACAGCTCG GGAAACTGTTATGTGTGGAACCTTGCTGGAGGCATCGGGGATGAGGTGACTCAGCTCATTCCCAAGACTAAGATCCCTGCACACAAACGCTACTCCCTCCGCTGCAAGTTTAGCCCTGATTCCAC TCTGTTGGCCACCTGCTCAGCAGACCAGACCTGTAAGATCTGGAGGACGTCCAATTTCTCGCTGATGACGGAGCTGAGCATCAAGAGCAACAATCCTGGAGAGACATCAAGAGGCTGGATGTGGGACTGTGCTTTCTCTGGAGACTCCCAGTATATTGTCACCG CCTCCTCAGACAACCTGGCTCGTCTGTGGTGCGTGGAGACCGGGGAGATCAAGAGGGAATACAGCGGCCACCAGAAGGCCGTGGTGTGTCTGGCCTTCAATGACAGCGTGCTGGGCTGA